One window of the Nocardia huaxiensis genome contains the following:
- a CDS encoding response regulator transcription factor — protein MIKVFLVDDHEIVRRGLVDLLEGDPGLTVVGEAADVAQALARIPALRPDVAVLDVRLPDGNGIELCRELLSRLDNLRCLILTSFTDEQAMLDAILAGASGYVVKDIKGMELAKAIKEVGSGRSLLDNRAAAALMERLRASTQPDGPLAGLTDQERKLLDLLGDGLTNRQIAERMFLAEKTVKNYVSRLLAKLGMERRTQAAVLASKLRSGGAS, from the coding sequence ATGATCAAGGTATTCCTTGTCGACGACCACGAGATCGTGCGTCGTGGACTGGTCGACCTGCTCGAGGGCGATCCCGGGCTCACCGTGGTCGGCGAGGCCGCCGACGTCGCCCAGGCGCTCGCGCGCATTCCCGCCCTGCGCCCCGATGTCGCGGTGCTCGATGTGCGGCTGCCCGACGGCAACGGCATCGAACTGTGCCGGGAACTGCTGTCGCGCCTGGACAACCTGCGCTGCCTCATCCTCACCTCCTTCACCGACGAGCAGGCCATGCTCGACGCCATCCTGGCCGGCGCCAGCGGCTATGTCGTCAAGGACATCAAGGGGATGGAGCTGGCCAAGGCCATCAAGGAGGTCGGTTCGGGCCGGTCGCTGCTGGACAATCGCGCCGCCGCCGCGCTCATGGAACGCCTGCGCGCGAGCACCCAGCCCGACGGTCCGCTGGCCGGGCTCACCGATCAGGAACGCAAACTCCTGGACCTGCTCGGCGACGGCCTGACCAACCGCCAGATCGCCGAGCGCATGTTCCTGGCCGAGAAGACCGTCAAGAACTACGTCTCCCGCCTGCTGGCCAAGCTCGGCATGGAACGCCGCACCCAGGCCGCGGTCCTGGCCTCGAAGCTGCGCTCCGGCGGGGCGAGCTGA
- a CDS encoding NADH-ubiquinone oxidoreductase-F iron-sulfur binding region domain-containing protein, with protein MIGQPRDWMALRANRFAASAANATEGLREAIDDHHEIRRSDIAEVAKSASLPTAAVAGSASFYADLADPQRIRVCEGTGCFVARGGAAATTGDHGHVYCLGLCYTGPAAMIDGVPVTEQGPPGPIPFACAAPEPVVLAGLSGVDEPWDTWSAVLAAGAWSGVIGEVVRSGLRGRGGAEFPAGAKWRAALLNPGPRWVVANGDEGDPGSYCDRLLMEYDPHRVLEGMALCGAAVGARHGRVLVRSEYPAALAAMRAAVEEAGAAGHLGTNVHGSGLDFEVVVQEGAGSYVAGEETALLRSLQGLRGAVQARPPYPTDCGFAGRPTVVQNVETLAAIPWIVRHSGESYARLGLPLETGTKLVCLNAEFARPGVYEVEFGTSLRHIVEELGGGLRDGHALRAVQIGGPLGGYLGADELDIGLATKDLAAYGVALGHGSLIAIPEHVPAAALLRNLWTFARRESCGACAPCRVGTQRGFELAQRSAPDALTQPAYGRLLDIMATGSLCAYGSGVAAAVRSLLRVYGASAPERKS; from the coding sequence ATGATCGGGCAACCTCGGGACTGGATGGCGCTGCGTGCCAATCGATTCGCTGCCTCCGCCGCGAACGCGACCGAAGGGTTGCGGGAGGCGATCGACGACCACCACGAAATCCGGCGATCGGATATCGCCGAGGTTGCGAAGTCCGCTTCTCTACCCACGGCCGCGGTGGCCGGTTCTGCTTCATTCTACGCGGATCTCGCAGACCCACAACGGATTCGGGTGTGTGAAGGCACCGGCTGTTTCGTCGCGCGCGGTGGTGCGGCGGCCACGACCGGCGACCACGGACACGTCTACTGCCTCGGACTGTGCTACACCGGGCCGGCGGCCATGATCGACGGCGTGCCGGTCACCGAACAGGGCCCGCCGGGTCCGATACCGTTCGCCTGCGCCGCGCCGGAACCGGTCGTCCTCGCGGGACTGTCCGGCGTCGACGAACCCTGGGACACCTGGTCGGCGGTGCTGGCGGCGGGCGCGTGGTCCGGTGTCATCGGTGAGGTGGTGCGCTCCGGACTGCGCGGACGTGGCGGCGCGGAGTTTCCGGCGGGCGCGAAATGGCGTGCCGCGCTGCTCAATCCGGGGCCGCGCTGGGTGGTGGCCAATGGCGACGAAGGTGATCCGGGCTCCTACTGCGACCGGCTGCTGATGGAATACGACCCGCATCGGGTGCTCGAGGGAATGGCGCTGTGCGGCGCCGCCGTCGGCGCTCGGCACGGGCGGGTGCTGGTGCGCTCGGAGTATCCGGCGGCGCTGGCCGCCATGCGTGCGGCAGTCGAAGAAGCCGGGGCCGCAGGGCATCTCGGCACGAACGTGCACGGTTCCGGGCTGGACTTCGAGGTGGTCGTGCAGGAGGGCGCGGGTTCCTACGTGGCGGGGGAGGAGACCGCGCTGCTGCGCTCGCTGCAGGGGCTGCGCGGCGCGGTGCAGGCCCGCCCGCCCTACCCGACGGACTGCGGCTTCGCGGGCCGTCCCACCGTGGTGCAGAACGTGGAAACCCTGGCCGCCATCCCGTGGATCGTGCGGCACAGCGGTGAGTCCTACGCCCGGCTGGGGCTTCCACTCGAAACCGGCACCAAACTGGTGTGCCTGAACGCGGAATTCGCGCGTCCCGGCGTGTACGAGGTGGAATTCGGCACCTCCCTGCGCCATATCGTCGAGGAGCTCGGCGGCGGCCTGCGCGACGGGCACGCGCTGCGCGCGGTGCAGATCGGCGGGCCGCTGGGCGGATACCTCGGCGCGGACGAGCTCGATATCGGCCTGGCCACCAAGGATCTCGCGGCGTACGGAGTCGCACTGGGCCACGGCAGCCTGATCGCGATACCCGAACACGTCCCCGCGGCCGCGCTGCTGCGCAATCTGTGGACCTTCGCGCGCCGGGAGAGCTGCGGTGCGTGCGCGCCCTGCCGCGTCGGCACCCAGCGCGGATTCGAACTCGCACAGCGATCCGCACCGGACGCGCTGACACAGCCCGCCTATGGGCGACTGCTCGACATCATGGCAACCGGGAGCCTGTGCGCTTACGGCAGCGGCGTCGCCGCGGCCGTCCGCAGCCTGCTGCGTGTCTATGGCGCATCAGCGCCGGAGAGGAAGTCGTGA
- a CDS encoding universal stress protein, whose product MDASTRTGERSGADARKPVVVGVDGSPAALRAVRWAVTEVIARPAPLRLVLVLPDIDKPAFRPGGGKHRAALGTLAAARRAALSHWSQAGVTEPLDLTDEVVWGQADRVLTTLSRDAAWVALGCADIGFFSHMVLGSTALAVSRDAYCPVALVRRAEIESGPVLVVVNAWYTAKPALLAGFRAARARGDAVVVARIWQGRTWTGAFHYGGRVPVVPDAQIAHTLRDFPTVTVRPVTVVGDAVETIAYMSAGASLIVIGHDVNRDHPERMAPVTRELIRHAPCPVLLMPDSPDAADRSARSARSSSLPLTR is encoded by the coding sequence ATGGATGCGAGTACAAGGACCGGCGAACGATCCGGCGCGGATGCCCGCAAGCCGGTGGTGGTCGGCGTCGACGGTTCTCCGGCGGCGCTGCGTGCCGTCCGGTGGGCCGTCACGGAAGTCATCGCCCGCCCGGCGCCGCTGCGACTGGTGCTGGTGCTGCCCGATATCGACAAGCCGGCCTTCCGGCCCGGCGGCGGCAAGCATCGCGCCGCCCTCGGCACGCTGGCGGCGGCGCGGCGCGCGGCGCTGTCGCACTGGTCGCAGGCCGGTGTCACCGAACCCCTCGACCTGACCGACGAGGTGGTGTGGGGCCAGGCCGACCGGGTGCTGACGACGCTGTCGCGCGACGCGGCGTGGGTCGCGCTGGGCTGCGCCGATATCGGCTTCTTCTCCCATATGGTGCTCGGCTCGACCGCCTTGGCGGTGAGCCGCGACGCCTACTGTCCGGTCGCGCTCGTCCGCCGCGCGGAGATCGAGTCGGGACCGGTGCTCGTGGTGGTCAATGCCTGGTATACGGCGAAACCCGCGCTGCTGGCCGGGTTCCGGGCCGCCCGGGCGCGCGGCGACGCCGTGGTGGTGGCGCGCATCTGGCAGGGCCGCACCTGGACCGGCGCGTTCCACTACGGGGGCAGGGTGCCGGTGGTGCCGGATGCGCAGATCGCGCACACCCTGCGCGATTTCCCCACCGTCACGGTGCGCCCGGTGACCGTCGTCGGTGACGCCGTCGAGACGATCGCCTATATGAGCGCGGGCGCGAGCCTGATCGTGATCGGCCACGACGTCAACCGTGATCACCCGGAGCGAATGGCTCCGGTCACCCGCGAATTGATCCGCCACGCACCGTGTCCGGTGCTGCTGATGCCGGACTCCCCCGACGCCGCCGACCGCTCCGCGCGCTCGGCCCGCTCGTCTTCGCTGCCGCTGACCCGCTGA
- the fdhF gene encoding formate dehydrogenase subunit alpha, with the protein MTRVHVAGIPVETTETATVLDAIRAAGLDLPTLCHDERLTPRGSCRICLVRADGRVTAACTTPLREGMTIDPRDAAARETARGALELIVSELPARALDRPAPHSELVRACAQMGVRDTDFHGTEHAGRGVDDSHPYITLDRDLCIACGRCVAMCAEVQGSFVLELSGRGFDTVVAPGDGGPWAQSACVSCGSCVDTCPTGALSDTRAAGRAETATTTTTCGYCGVGCALDVHTDNAGVVSVTPTHGAPVNRGHACVKGRFAHGFLRSGDRLTQPLIRSAGRGSPLRPATWEEALTLVAAELTRIRDAHGGQAIGMICSARATNEENYLAQKFARTMLRTNNIDNCSRLCHAPTAAGLGASFGFAGGTNSFDDLDRADCILLVGANPTEAHPVVGSRIMARVTAGARLLVVDPRRTALAEVADVHLRGRPGSNVAVFNGLARVLLEEGYADRAYLEARTTGLAELEAVLHDHNPERVGEIAGIPADSVRAAARLFGRAAHPVIVYGLGVTEHLHGTDGVRTLANLALLRGTVGTPDGCGVLPLRGQNNVQGASDMGALPDVLPGYQKVAEAAVRERFSHAWGVPVPERPGLRIPAMFGAALTGDLRALYVIGEDLLTSDPDAGHVRAALAACEFVISQDIFLSRTAEAADVVFPAAAFLEKDGTFVNFERRFQRVRAAVAPPPGVRSDFDILHALITAMGGDPGFPDPAGAMSECARLTPVFGGISHGRLDAEGSLQWPCPDRGHPGTPTLYLEGFATVDRRAALAARPYLPPGETPDAEYPFVLVTGRRLAHYNTGSMTRRTPNAELLPAETLDLAPGDAAALGLSEGDPVEIRSRRGHLVLPARPTAEVAPGQLFTAFHFPEAPTNELTSRHTDEITDCPEYKVTAVALRRA; encoded by the coding sequence GTGACACGGGTCCACGTGGCCGGGATTCCGGTCGAAACCACCGAGACCGCAACCGTTCTGGACGCGATCCGGGCCGCGGGCCTGGATCTGCCGACGCTGTGCCACGACGAGCGGCTGACACCGCGCGGATCCTGCCGCATCTGCCTGGTGCGGGCCGACGGGCGCGTCACCGCCGCGTGCACGACGCCGCTGCGGGAGGGGATGACCATCGATCCGCGGGACGCCGCGGCGCGTGAGACCGCCCGCGGCGCGCTCGAATTGATCGTCTCCGAACTGCCCGCCCGCGCGCTCGACCGGCCCGCACCCCACAGTGAGCTGGTCCGGGCCTGCGCGCAGATGGGCGTGCGCGACACCGACTTCCACGGGACCGAGCACGCGGGCCGCGGCGTCGACGACTCCCACCCCTACATCACGCTGGATCGCGACCTGTGCATCGCCTGCGGCCGGTGCGTCGCGATGTGCGCCGAAGTGCAGGGCTCGTTCGTGCTGGAGCTGTCGGGCCGCGGATTCGACACCGTGGTGGCTCCCGGAGACGGCGGGCCGTGGGCGCAATCGGCGTGCGTCTCGTGCGGCAGCTGCGTGGACACCTGCCCCACCGGGGCACTGTCCGACACTCGTGCGGCCGGTCGAGCCGAGACCGCGACGACCACCACGACCTGCGGCTACTGCGGTGTCGGCTGTGCGCTGGACGTGCACACCGACAACGCGGGAGTCGTCTCGGTGACGCCCACCCACGGCGCTCCGGTGAATCGCGGACACGCCTGTGTGAAGGGACGTTTCGCGCACGGGTTCCTGCGGTCGGGCGACCGCCTCACCCAGCCGCTGATCCGGTCGGCCGGCCGCGGCTCACCCCTGCGCCCCGCCACCTGGGAGGAAGCGCTGACCCTGGTCGCGGCGGAACTGACGCGGATCCGGGACGCGCACGGCGGGCAGGCCATAGGCATGATCTGCTCGGCCCGCGCCACCAACGAGGAGAACTACCTCGCGCAGAAGTTCGCGCGAACGATGTTGCGCACCAACAATATCGACAACTGTTCGCGGCTGTGCCACGCGCCGACCGCAGCCGGGCTGGGCGCCAGCTTCGGATTCGCCGGCGGCACAAACTCGTTCGACGACCTCGACCGCGCCGACTGCATTCTGCTGGTGGGCGCGAACCCCACCGAGGCGCATCCGGTGGTCGGTTCCCGCATCATGGCCCGCGTGACCGCGGGCGCGCGCCTGCTCGTGGTGGATCCGCGCCGCACCGCCCTGGCCGAGGTGGCCGACGTGCATCTGCGCGGCCGTCCGGGCTCGAATGTGGCCGTCTTCAACGGTCTGGCCCGCGTACTGCTGGAGGAGGGTTACGCCGACCGAGCCTACCTCGAGGCCCGCACCACCGGCCTGGCCGAGCTGGAAGCCGTACTGCACGACCACAATCCGGAGCGGGTCGGCGAGATCGCCGGCATCCCCGCCGATTCCGTGCGCGCCGCGGCCCGCCTGTTCGGGCGCGCCGCCCACCCGGTCATCGTGTACGGACTCGGCGTCACCGAGCACCTGCACGGCACCGACGGCGTGCGCACCCTGGCCAATCTGGCGCTGCTGCGCGGCACGGTCGGCACCCCGGACGGCTGTGGCGTGCTGCCGCTGCGCGGGCAGAACAATGTGCAGGGCGCCTCGGACATGGGCGCGCTGCCGGACGTCCTGCCCGGCTACCAGAAGGTGGCCGAGGCCGCCGTGCGGGAACGGTTCTCGCACGCGTGGGGCGTCCCGGTGCCGGAGCGACCGGGCCTGCGCATCCCCGCCATGTTCGGCGCGGCGCTCACCGGAGACCTGCGCGCGCTGTACGTGATCGGTGAGGATCTGCTCACCTCCGACCCGGACGCAGGTCACGTCCGGGCCGCCCTCGCCGCCTGCGAGTTCGTCATCAGCCAGGACATATTCCTCTCCCGCACCGCCGAAGCCGCCGACGTAGTGTTCCCCGCCGCGGCCTTCCTCGAGAAGGACGGCACCTTCGTCAATTTCGAGCGGCGTTTCCAGCGGGTCCGTGCCGCCGTCGCGCCGCCGCCCGGCGTCCGCAGCGACTTCGACATCCTGCACGCCCTGATCACCGCCATGGGTGGCGATCCGGGTTTCCCGGACCCGGCCGGCGCCATGTCCGAATGCGCCCGGCTCACACCGGTTTTCGGCGGCATCTCGCATGGCCGCCTCGATGCCGAGGGCTCGCTGCAATGGCCCTGCCCGGATCGCGGTCACCCCGGCACCCCGACCCTCTACCTGGAGGGCTTCGCCACCGTCGACCGGCGCGCCGCCCTGGCCGCCCGCCCCTACCTGCCGCCGGGCGAAACCCCGGACGCGGAATATCCTTTCGTGCTGGTGACCGGTCGCCGCCTGGCCCACTACAACACCGGTTCGATGACCCGGCGCACCCCCAACGCCGAACTGCTGCCCGCGGAAACCCTGGACCTGGCCCCCGGCGACGCCGCCGCCCTGGGCCTGAGCGAGGGTGATCCGGTCGAAATCCGCAGCCGCCGCGGCCACCTGGTGCTCCCCGCCCGCCCCACCGCGGAGGTGGCCCCCGGCCAGCTCTTCACGGCCTTCCACTTCCCCGAGGCCCCCACCAACGAACTCACCTCCCGCCACACCGACGAGATCACCGACTGCCCGGAATACAAGGTCACCGCCGTCGCCCTGCGCCGCGCCTGA
- a CDS encoding MFS transporter codes for MTQLSSHRESPATPRDSSPRTAMLALATAGFAVNFWAWALLSPLGPLFQESLRLSAFQQALLVAVPVLVGALGRIPVGALTDRYGGRAMFTVVSLLTAVPVLFLGTIGHGSLLSLILGGFFLGLGGTAFAIGVPFVNAWFPPERRGLAVGVFGAGMGGTAISALTTVRLVDAGSVATPFLVTAAALVAYAVVAALFLRDAPGRTVPAESLAGRLGKAVRLSVTWQAAALYAVAFGGYVAFSVYLPTYLKTAYGLTQADAAARMAGFVVLAVVLRPVGGWLSDLFGPVRVLASAFVAVAVAAGVQSSGPALIPLGTIAFLTMAAALGAGSGAVFALVAARAPENRVGAVTGVVGAAGGLGGFVPPLVMGVVYTVFDSYALGFMALTVVAAAAALATLTVVRGAEHERIE; via the coding sequence ATGACACAGCTCTCCTCTCACCGCGAATCCCCTGCGACACCGCGGGATTCGAGCCCGCGCACGGCCATGCTGGCGCTGGCCACGGCCGGCTTCGCCGTCAACTTCTGGGCGTGGGCGCTGCTCAGCCCCCTCGGCCCGCTCTTCCAGGAATCCTTGCGGCTCAGCGCCTTCCAGCAGGCGCTGTTGGTCGCGGTGCCGGTGCTGGTGGGCGCGCTGGGCCGGATTCCGGTCGGAGCGCTCACCGATCGATACGGCGGCCGGGCCATGTTCACCGTGGTTTCGCTGCTCACCGCGGTCCCGGTGCTGTTCCTGGGCACGATCGGGCACGGCAGCCTGCTGTCGCTGATACTCGGCGGCTTCTTCCTGGGATTGGGCGGCACCGCCTTCGCCATCGGCGTGCCGTTCGTGAACGCGTGGTTCCCGCCCGAGCGGCGCGGGCTGGCGGTGGGCGTCTTCGGCGCGGGCATGGGCGGCACCGCGATCAGCGCCCTGACCACCGTGCGGCTGGTCGACGCCGGTTCGGTGGCGACGCCGTTCCTGGTGACCGCCGCCGCGCTCGTCGCCTACGCGGTCGTGGCCGCGCTGTTCCTGCGGGACGCTCCCGGGCGCACGGTCCCGGCCGAATCCCTGGCCGGGCGGCTCGGGAAAGCCGTGCGACTGTCCGTGACCTGGCAGGCCGCCGCACTGTACGCGGTGGCTTTCGGTGGCTACGTGGCGTTTTCGGTGTACCTGCCCACCTACCTGAAGACCGCGTACGGACTCACCCAGGCCGACGCGGCCGCGCGGATGGCCGGCTTCGTGGTGCTCGCGGTGGTGCTGCGGCCGGTCGGCGGGTGGCTCTCGGATCTCTTCGGCCCGGTGCGGGTGCTGGCGTCGGCCTTCGTCGCGGTGGCGGTCGCGGCCGGGGTCCAGTCGAGCGGGCCCGCGCTGATTCCCCTGGGCACCATCGCATTTCTGACCATGGCCGCGGCGCTGGGTGCGGGCAGCGGGGCCGTGTTCGCGTTGGTCGCCGCACGCGCGCCGGAGAATCGGGTGGGCGCGGTGACCGGTGTGGTCGGCGCGGCCGGCGGACTGGGCGGGTTCGTCCCGCCGCTGGTCATGGGCGTGGTGTACACCGTATTCGATTCGTACGCACTGGGTTTCATGGCACTCACGGTGGTGGCCGCCGCTGCCGCCCTGGCCACCCTGACCGTGGTGCGCGGTGCCGAGCACGAGCGCATCGAGTAG